TGATTAGTAGATCATTTGCATTAACTATAAAATCTTCGGAAATAAAAAAGGATTCTGAGTAAACGCTCCATTCAGAATCCTTTTCATATTTTATTATGATAACAGGTACTATGCCTGTACGGGTTGTACGCTTATTTTCTGCCGTACAGATTTATGCCCGTCAAATGATACAATTCCGTCGATCAGAGAAAAGATTGTCCAATCTCTTCCAACACCAACGTTTTTCCCCGGCTTAAATCTCGACCCTCGTTGCCGAACAATAATACTGCCTGCACTCACATACTGTCCACCATATGCTTTAACGCCTAAACGCTGTGCATTACTGTCTCGACCATTCCTTGATGTACCTTGTCCCTTTTTATGCGCCATTATATCACCTCGTTATACTTCTTTTTTTTGTGTTCCTTCAGTACTAATCTTTTGAATTTTAACCTCGGTAATTTGTTGTCTATGTCCAATTTTCTTTGAAGAATCTTTTCTTCTTTTATACTTATAGGCGATCAACTTTTTACCTTTTGTTTGCACAACTAATTCGCCGACAACAACAGCGTTTTCAATAAAAGGTTTTCCGACAACAACTTTTTTATCATCGGCTATAAGAAGTACTTCTTCAAAATTAATTGTATCTCCAGGATTTCCGTCAAGTTTCTCAACGGTAACAACATCCCCTTTAGTAACTTTATACTGTTTACCACCAGATTTAACAACCGCAAACATAATATCCTCCAAAAAATGATTGTTTACACAAAGAATAGGAGTTAATATAAAACACTATTATCACTTTTTTGTCAACAATATTTTAAGCCTTATTAGGTAAAGGCCGCTATATTCTACACAAGCATCGTTATGATATTAGGTTATAATTATAAATAAAGGAGCTAAAAGTAGCCATTAGATGCCGCTAACCATGGGTACTAATGCGTTATTGTAAATTTATGG
The Candidatus Ancaeobacter aquaticus DNA segment above includes these coding regions:
- the rpmA gene encoding 50S ribosomal protein L27 yields the protein MAHKKGQGTSRNGRDSNAQRLGVKAYGGQYVSAGSIIVRQRGSRFKPGKNVGVGRDWTIFSLIDGIVSFDGHKSVRQKISVQPVQA
- the rplU gene encoding 50S ribosomal protein L21, giving the protein MFAVVKSGGKQYKVTKGDVVTVEKLDGNPGDTINFEEVLLIADDKKVVVGKPFIENAVVVGELVVQTKGKKLIAYKYKRRKDSSKKIGHRQQITEVKIQKISTEGTQKKEV